The Heyndrickxia vini genome contains a region encoding:
- a CDS encoding penicillin acylase family protein, with the protein MESVLQNQKKRKINWKKISIWTISIIIVLVLVAYFAANMYISRSLPKTEGEIKLSGLNAKVNVIKDKDGVPHIDAENEHDLYMAQGYIQAQDRLFQMDLSRRQASGELSEVVGESAINRDKYFRTLGLRRAATASYDEYSTQAQETLQWFADGVNAYMKELKDNGKWPIEFTILGYKPREWTPIDSLTIGKYMAFDLGGHWEDQAFRYYLLQKFPKDKAYDLFPSYPKDAPYIISKDTLNLEKSFASVVTPPEFNGSNDWVVSGQKTKSGKPILADDPHLSLGTPSIWYQMQLKAPTVNVSGVIFAGIPGIILGHNEEIAWGVTNTGPDVQDLYIEKRNPKEKNQFLYNKKWENAEVVKEPIKVKDQKTIDYEVTITRHGPVISEFAADSGKDTVLSLQWTALQPSNELEAVLQMNKAGNWDEFEKALENFETPTQNFVFSSKDGTIAYKANGKIPIRKKGDGLLPVPGWTDEYEWTGYIPFNELPKTVNPKEGFISTANNKVISDDYPYHISHNWAQPYRQMRIQEVLKSKDQITAKDMQDLQMDKLNLQAKEFVPIFLKHVGGIQNKIEKEALVSLQNWNFIDDKDSAAPLIFNMWMRNIPEILFNKEISKEMLGKFGGQKQAVDELIRHAAEGKPGPWISEYGGLEKVLQDSLKLTVLEIEKKQGDNVKKWEWGKYHQLYFAHPLSSVKPLNYLFNSDGKIPVGGSSVTVQAAANKEDGTVDHGASWRFVIDTNDMNTGYHIVGPGQSGHIKSEWYHNQLKAWTEGTYHATKLNTKKGNKLVLSP; encoded by the coding sequence TTGGAGTCTGTTTTACAAAATCAAAAGAAAAGGAAAATAAACTGGAAAAAGATATCAATCTGGACGATATCAATCATCATTGTGCTAGTACTTGTTGCGTATTTTGCAGCGAATATGTACATCTCTCGCTCTTTACCAAAAACAGAAGGGGAAATAAAATTGTCCGGATTAAATGCTAAAGTAAATGTAATAAAGGACAAAGATGGGGTGCCACATATAGATGCGGAAAATGAGCATGATTTATATATGGCGCAAGGGTATATTCAGGCACAGGACCGTTTATTTCAAATGGATCTAAGTCGGCGCCAAGCTTCCGGTGAATTAAGTGAAGTTGTCGGCGAATCTGCCATCAATAGGGATAAATACTTTCGTACACTTGGATTAAGAAGAGCAGCCACCGCATCCTATGATGAATACTCAACCCAAGCGCAAGAAACGTTACAATGGTTTGCTGACGGAGTAAATGCTTATATGAAGGAATTAAAAGACAACGGCAAATGGCCGATTGAATTTACAATCCTCGGCTATAAACCGAGAGAATGGACACCGATTGATTCACTCACAATCGGCAAATATATGGCATTTGACCTTGGAGGGCATTGGGAGGATCAAGCATTTCGTTATTATTTATTGCAAAAGTTCCCTAAAGATAAAGCGTATGATTTATTTCCATCCTATCCAAAAGATGCACCATACATTATAAGCAAAGATACATTAAACCTTGAAAAAAGCTTTGCTTCTGTCGTTACACCTCCTGAATTTAATGGAAGTAACGATTGGGTCGTAAGCGGACAAAAAACAAAATCAGGGAAACCAATATTAGCTGATGATCCACACTTATCACTTGGTACACCATCCATATGGTATCAAATGCAGTTGAAGGCACCGACAGTGAATGTAAGCGGCGTCATTTTTGCCGGGATACCGGGAATTATTTTAGGACATAACGAGGAAATTGCCTGGGGGGTAACAAATACAGGACCAGACGTTCAAGATTTATATATTGAAAAAAGAAATCCAAAAGAGAAAAACCAATTTCTTTATAATAAAAAATGGGAGAATGCGGAGGTTGTTAAAGAACCAATAAAGGTTAAAGATCAAAAAACGATTGATTATGAAGTGACTATCACCAGACATGGTCCGGTAATTTCCGAATTTGCTGCAGATAGCGGCAAGGACACTGTTCTTTCATTACAATGGACGGCTCTACAGCCTTCAAATGAATTGGAGGCCGTCTTACAAATGAATAAAGCGGGAAATTGGGATGAATTTGAAAAGGCACTAGAAAACTTTGAAACTCCAACCCAAAACTTTGTCTTCTCTTCGAAGGACGGAACAATCGCTTATAAAGCAAATGGCAAAATACCGATTCGAAAAAAAGGAGATGGCCTGCTCCCAGTCCCTGGTTGGACGGATGAATACGAATGGACGGGTTACATCCCTTTTAACGAACTGCCGAAAACCGTAAATCCGAAGGAAGGATTTATTTCGACAGCTAATAATAAAGTCATTTCTGACGATTATCCATACCATATTAGTCATAATTGGGCACAGCCGTATCGTCAAATGCGAATCCAAGAAGTTTTAAAATCAAAAGATCAAATAACAGCAAAAGATATGCAAGATTTGCAAATGGATAAATTAAATTTACAAGCAAAAGAATTTGTTCCTATTTTTCTTAAGCATGTGGGAGGAATACAGAATAAAATTGAAAAGGAAGCTCTAGTATCCTTACAAAATTGGAACTTTATCGATGACAAAGATTCCGCTGCACCACTCATTTTTAATATGTGGATGAGGAATATCCCTGAAATTCTTTTTAATAAAGAAATTTCAAAAGAAATGCTCGGAAAATTTGGCGGACAAAAACAAGCAGTCGATGAATTAATTAGACATGCTGCAGAAGGGAAACCAGGTCCGTGGATAAGTGAGTATGGCGGATTGGAAAAGGTATTACAAGATTCATTAAAACTAACGGTACTAGAAATAGAAAAAAAACAAGGTGATAATGTGAAGAAATGGGAATGGGGCAAATACCATCAACTCTATTTCGCCCACCCACTTTCTAGCGTGAAACCATTAAACTATTTATTTAATAGTGATGGTAAAATTCCTGTAGGCGGTTCAAGTGTCACCGTTCAAGCAGCTGCTAATAAAGAAGATGGAACAGTTGATCACGGAGCCTCATGGCGGTTTGTTATTGATACCAATGATATGAATACCGGTTATCATATAGTCGGTCCTGGCCAATCAGGACATATAAAAAGTGAATGGTACCACAATCAACTCAAAGCATGGACAGAAGGAACTTATCATGCAACAAAACTTAACACCAAAAAGGGAAACAAGCTCGTACTATCTCCTTAA
- a CDS encoding LLM class flavin-dependent oxidoreductase, translating into MEIGVYTFGEIAPNPHSGQKISPKQRLEEIIGAAKIADEAGLDVFGVGEHHRLDYAVSTPPVILSAISQVTKRIKLTSATTVLNTIDPVRLFEDFATLDLLSNGRAEIIAGRGAFIEPFLLFGYDLEKYDELFEENIELFQKLNACDKVSWSGQYRSALYNAEISPRPYQEGIPIWVGVGGNPNSAARAGRLGTGLAIVILEGDPARFKPIVEKYRETAYNTGFSPQDLKVAVTGHVYISDTSQQARDEFYPYHSNYWGNPNQPPKGNTRLSREDFEKMTGPESALFVGSPQEIIEKILRQHELFGHQRFLAQMDIGGMPFKEVAKNIEKLATKVAPAVRKETKK; encoded by the coding sequence ATGGAAATAGGAGTGTATACATTCGGAGAAATAGCTCCTAATCCACATTCGGGACAAAAAATTAGTCCAAAGCAGCGTTTAGAGGAAATTATTGGGGCGGCGAAAATTGCTGATGAGGCCGGACTAGATGTTTTTGGTGTTGGTGAACACCATCGTTTGGACTACGCAGTTTCAACACCTCCAGTCATTTTATCAGCGATTTCACAAGTCACAAAAAGAATTAAATTAACAAGCGCTACAACGGTATTAAATACAATAGATCCTGTGCGGCTATTCGAAGATTTTGCAACACTTGATCTTTTGTCCAATGGCCGCGCAGAAATAATAGCAGGGCGTGGAGCCTTTATTGAACCTTTTCTCCTTTTTGGATATGATTTGGAAAAATATGATGAGTTATTTGAAGAAAACATCGAGTTGTTTCAGAAGCTGAATGCGTGTGATAAAGTTTCCTGGTCAGGACAATATCGTTCAGCACTATACAATGCAGAAATTTCACCGCGTCCTTATCAGGAAGGTATCCCTATTTGGGTTGGTGTCGGGGGAAATCCAAATAGTGCAGCACGAGCAGGAAGGTTAGGCACAGGTTTAGCAATAGTGATTCTTGAAGGTGATCCAGCACGATTTAAACCAATTGTCGAGAAGTATCGTGAAACGGCTTATAATACTGGATTTTCTCCTCAAGATTTAAAGGTTGCTGTAACCGGACATGTTTATATTTCAGACACATCGCAACAGGCAAGGGATGAATTTTACCCCTATCATTCAAATTATTGGGGGAATCCGAATCAACCTCCAAAAGGGAATACACGTTTATCTAGGGAAGACTTTGAAAAGATGACCGGTCCAGAATCTGCTTTATTTGTTGGAAGTCCCCAGGAAATCATCGAAAAAATTCTACGGCAACACGAGCTGTTTGGCCATCAGCGCTTCCTTGCACAAATGGATATAGGTGGCATGCCTTTTAAAGAAGTGGCCAAAAACATAGAAAAATTGGCAACAAAGGTAGCTCCTGCTGTTAGAAAGGAAACAAAAAAATAA
- a CDS encoding methyl-accepting chemotaxis protein: MSAFEELKLMDMKNKNKLMLITYLASTILGLASLLALKSDFWTTFSYVFQILFYPIVFFLAKKYKKDYIFPYVIVVFMNLFNLGLVMLNGGSLSTALSIFFFSVFSAVQFNKTIFGIGYLLGFVTLILNNLFPTKNYSYIQGELSSFIIIYLFSGVLLGMLIVLNQKQYKKLEEYINLTEADTRFKEEQKNRLEKEMLTIAESIGKISEKVQYSLGSQEEMKLAMNEVSAGSQVQSEQISEIAENAHKNLQAIHEMNKISAELIEDSTKTSALAGEGQEKANHLTKEMDHLQNVIHKLSENFTTLTKKIEETNQFANNIKQITEQTNLLALNASIEAARAGEAGKGFSVVAEEIRKLADLTKDITIKITENLSEVNNTNQLAQENMQTSSVSLNQSVESTKEVTSRFSQLDEMLKKLKNQFIEFEKFSNEVGKNSENVESSTTEFAAIIEQATASLQQISASVENMTSDSHSIATYIQETASSTENIKNSF; the protein is encoded by the coding sequence TTGAGTGCGTTTGAAGAGTTAAAACTGATGGATATGAAAAATAAAAACAAATTGATGCTCATTACCTATTTAGCGTCAACCATTTTGGGATTAGCTAGTTTACTGGCTTTAAAATCGGATTTTTGGACAACTTTTTCCTATGTTTTTCAAATCCTTTTTTACCCTATTGTATTTTTTCTAGCAAAGAAATATAAAAAGGACTATATATTTCCTTATGTCATTGTTGTTTTCATGAATTTATTTAATTTGGGTTTAGTCATGTTAAATGGTGGTTCATTATCAACGGCACTATCTATTTTCTTCTTTTCTGTTTTTTCTGCAGTACAATTTAATAAAACAATTTTTGGAATCGGATATTTACTTGGATTTGTCACACTTATATTAAATAATCTTTTTCCTACAAAAAACTATTCATATATCCAAGGGGAATTAAGCTCTTTTATTATTATTTATTTATTTTCCGGCGTTCTTTTAGGGATGTTAATCGTATTAAACCAAAAACAATATAAGAAACTAGAAGAATATATAAACTTAACAGAGGCAGATACACGATTCAAGGAAGAACAAAAAAATCGTCTTGAGAAGGAAATGCTCACCATTGCCGAAAGTATCGGAAAGATTAGTGAAAAGGTACAATATAGTCTTGGTTCTCAGGAAGAAATGAAACTTGCAATGAATGAAGTTTCCGCTGGTAGCCAAGTACAAAGCGAACAGATTTCTGAAATTGCTGAAAATGCCCATAAAAATTTACAAGCGATTCATGAGATGAATAAAATTTCAGCGGAATTGATCGAGGATTCAACTAAAACTAGTGCCCTTGCAGGCGAAGGTCAAGAGAAGGCCAATCATCTTACAAAAGAAATGGACCATCTCCAAAATGTCATTCATAAACTTAGTGAAAACTTTACTACTTTAACCAAAAAAATTGAAGAAACCAATCAATTTGCTAATAATATTAAGCAAATAACAGAACAAACCAATCTTTTGGCTCTAAATGCTTCCATCGAGGCTGCTCGTGCCGGCGAGGCTGGGAAAGGATTCTCAGTAGTAGCTGAGGAAATAAGAAAACTAGCCGATTTAACAAAGGATATTACAATAAAAATCACAGAAAACTTAAGTGAAGTAAATAATACAAATCAACTTGCACAAGAAAATATGCAAACAAGTAGTGTAAGTTTAAATCAAAGCGTTGAATCGACTAAGGAAGTGACTAGTAGATTCAGCCAACTCGATGAAATGCTTAAAAAGCTAAAAAACCAATTCATAGAATTCGAAAAGTTTTCTAATGAGGTTGGGAAAAACAGTGAAAATGTAGAATCATCTACAACTGAATTTGCTGCTATTATCGAACAGGCAACGGCCAGCTTACAACAAATTAGTGCATCCGTTGAGAACATGACATCTGACAGCCATTCAATCGCAACTTATATCCAAGAGACAGCATCTAGTACGGAAAATATTAAAAATAGCTTTTAA
- a CDS encoding aldo/keto reductase: MKTMKLGSSMLDVPVVAVGCMRINSLDKTEAERFVQTALEEGANFFDHADIYGSGTCEEIFADAINMNADIRENLILQSKCGIRKGMFDFSKEHILESVDGILKRLKTDYLDVLLLHRPDALIEPEEVAEAFDILESSGKVRHFGISNQKPMQIELLKKYVKQPLVANQLQLSITNATMISNGINVNMENDSAVNRDGSVLDYCRLNDITIQPWSPFQYGFFEGVFLGNNKFPELNQKINEIAEKYNVSNTTIAIAWLLRHPAKMQPIIGTMNVNRLKDCCTASEIYLTREEWYSIYRAAGNILP; this comes from the coding sequence ATGAAAACAATGAAATTAGGAAGCAGTATGTTAGATGTACCGGTTGTAGCTGTCGGTTGTATGAGAATCAACTCGTTAGATAAAACGGAAGCTGAACGTTTTGTTCAAACCGCTTTAGAAGAAGGTGCAAATTTCTTCGACCATGCAGACATTTACGGGAGTGGAACATGCGAAGAAATTTTTGCAGATGCCATCAACATGAATGCAGATATCCGTGAGAACCTTATTTTACAATCAAAATGCGGCATTCGCAAAGGTATGTTTGATTTTTCAAAGGAGCATATTTTAGAATCAGTAGACGGCATTTTAAAACGGCTGAAAACCGACTATCTTGATGTTTTGCTTCTGCACCGTCCAGATGCACTTATAGAACCCGAAGAAGTAGCCGAAGCCTTTGATATTCTTGAAAGTTCCGGAAAGGTGCGACATTTCGGTATCTCCAACCAAAAACCAATGCAAATTGAATTACTAAAAAAGTACGTCAAGCAACCGCTTGTTGCAAACCAGCTTCAGCTAAGTATCACTAATGCCACTATGATTTCTAATGGAATAAATGTAAATATGGAAAATGATTCAGCTGTAAATCGTGACGGCAGTGTTCTTGATTATTGCAGACTAAATGATATTACCATTCAACCTTGGTCACCTTTTCAATATGGATTCTTTGAAGGTGTCTTTCTTGGAAATAACAAGTTTCCTGAACTAAATCAGAAAATTAATGAAATCGCTGAAAAATATAATGTTAGCAACACAACCATTGCCATCGCATGGCTTTTACGCCACCCTGCAAAAATGCAACCTATCATTGGCACAATGAATGTTAATAGACTAAAGGATTGTTGCACGGCAAGCGAGATTTATTTAACACGTGAAGAATGGTATAGCATCTATCGTGCCGCGGGTAATATCCTTCCATAA
- a CDS encoding response regulator transcription factor → MFKLLLIEDDTTLYHEIKDRLSSWSYDVYGVTDFNHVMQDFTSIKPDLVIIDIQLPKFDGFHWCRMIRAHSNVPIIFLSSRDHPTDMVMSMQLGADDFMQKPFHFDVLIAKIQAILRRVYNYNTEETVLKTWCAATIDYEKNMVSNEIGSIELTKNEIFILKQLIEQKNKIVSRESLINSLWEDERFVSDNTLTVNVNRLRKKLDEIGLGQFIETKVGQGYIAVEEAF, encoded by the coding sequence TTGTTTAAACTTTTATTAATTGAAGATGATACTACTCTTTACCATGAAATTAAAGATCGATTATCGAGTTGGTCTTATGACGTATATGGTGTTACAGATTTTAATCATGTAATGCAAGATTTTACATCTATTAAACCAGATTTAGTTATTATTGATATCCAATTGCCGAAATTCGATGGATTCCACTGGTGCCGAATGATTCGCGCGCATTCAAATGTTCCCATCATCTTTCTTTCGTCTCGCGATCATCCTACCGACATGGTGATGTCCATGCAGCTAGGTGCAGATGATTTTATGCAAAAGCCATTTCATTTTGATGTGCTAATTGCAAAAATCCAGGCAATTCTCCGCCGCGTATATAACTATAATACGGAAGAAACTGTTCTCAAAACATGGTGTGCGGCAACGATTGATTACGAAAAAAACATGGTCTCCAATGAAATAGGCTCCATTGAACTGACAAAAAATGAAATTTTTATTTTAAAACAGTTAATTGAACAAAAAAATAAAATCGTTAGTCGGGAATCATTAATTAACAGCTTATGGGAAGATGAGCGTTTCGTGAGCGATAATACATTAACTGTCAATGTAAACCGATTACGAAAAAAATTAGACGAAATCGGTTTGGGGCAATTTATCGAAACAAAAGTAGGACAAGGCTATATCGCAGTAGAAGAGGCATTTTAA
- a CDS encoding sensor histidine kinase produces MIKKFLIERFSWIFLFLFLQLLFVFIAIIDTAIPLSSILYIVFLSFIIFIFFVIIRYQKETKFYRSLEEWENSLDVTRITNAESPFEHIIEDCITNQTEMLKKNSSLNLMSLEKEKDELLSWIHEVKTPLTAMSLMIDRLEDEKMKAQLTHEWLRIHLLLDTQLHQKRIPFMENDLFMEKVNLQSLIVKEIKTLQSWCMQKGIGFNMEVEVTEVVSDGKWVAFIIRQLLTNAVKYSEGSDILIRTYEQNGQTVLEVKDSGRGIDPKDLPRIFDKGFTSTAEHQDHAATGMGLYLAKRSAKSLLITIDVQSTLGKGTTFTLTFPKRNEFHQITGV; encoded by the coding sequence ATGATTAAAAAATTTTTAATCGAAAGATTTAGTTGGATCTTCCTATTTTTATTTCTGCAACTCTTGTTTGTCTTTATTGCAATTATTGATACGGCCATCCCGCTTTCGTCTATTCTTTATATTGTCTTTTTATCCTTTATCATCTTTATCTTTTTTGTCATCATTCGTTATCAAAAGGAAACAAAATTCTACCGTAGCCTCGAAGAATGGGAAAACAGTCTTGATGTAACAAGAATCACCAATGCGGAAAGTCCTTTTGAACATATTATTGAAGATTGTATAACGAATCAAACAGAGATGCTGAAAAAGAATTCTTCACTTAATCTAATGTCATTAGAAAAGGAGAAAGATGAACTATTATCCTGGATTCATGAAGTGAAAACACCATTAACAGCAATGAGCTTAATGATTGATCGTTTAGAAGATGAAAAGATGAAAGCACAATTAACCCATGAATGGCTGCGAATCCATCTGCTGCTTGACACCCAGCTTCATCAAAAGCGGATTCCATTTATGGAAAATGATTTATTCATGGAAAAAGTAAACCTCCAATCGCTCATTGTAAAAGAAATTAAAACTTTACAATCATGGTGTATGCAAAAGGGCATTGGGTTTAATATGGAAGTAGAAGTGACAGAAGTGGTTAGTGATGGAAAATGGGTTGCCTTCATCATCAGACAGCTTTTAACAAATGCCGTTAAATATAGTGAAGGATCAGATATTTTGATTAGAACCTATGAGCAAAATGGACAAACAGTCCTAGAAGTCAAAGATTCCGGACGAGGGATCGATCCCAAGGATTTGCCGCGAATATTCGATAAAGGGTTCACCTCTACTGCCGAACATCAAGATCATGCAGCAACAGGAATGGGGCTCTACTTAGCCAAAAGAAGTGCCAAATCCTTGTTGATAACTATTGATGTGCAATCCACTTTGGGAAAAGGGACAACCTTTACATTAACATTTCCAAAGAGAAATGAGTTTCATCAAATTACGGGCGTGTGA
- a CDS encoding ABC transporter ATP-binding protein, with the protein MKILDANNIYKIYGNKFNKQEVLKGIDISVEKGEFVSIMGPSGSGKTTLLNVLSSIDRVSNGTIQIDGKDMTRMKEKQLAEFRKSHLGFIFQDYNLLDTLTVKENILLPLSITKVPKKEAEQKFKEVATELGIYELKDKYPNEISGGQKQRTSAARSFIHHPNIIFADEPTGALDSKSASDLLNKLNDLNAKLNATIVMVTHDPVAASYCNRVIFIKDGKIYTQLNKGEETRQAFFNDIMKTQAVLGGVQNEH; encoded by the coding sequence ATGAAAATATTAGATGCAAATAATATTTATAAAATATATGGAAATAAGTTTAATAAACAAGAAGTATTAAAAGGCATTGATATAAGTGTTGAAAAAGGAGAATTTGTCAGCATCATGGGGCCTTCAGGTTCTGGTAAAACAACCTTGCTTAATGTCCTTTCCTCTATCGACAGGGTAAGCAACGGAACCATCCAAATTGATGGGAAAGATATGACCCGGATGAAGGAAAAGCAGTTAGCTGAATTTCGCAAAAGCCATTTAGGTTTTATCTTTCAAGACTATAATCTACTGGATACATTGACTGTTAAAGAAAATATCCTATTGCCATTATCGATTACCAAAGTGCCAAAAAAAGAAGCAGAACAAAAATTTAAGGAAGTGGCAACTGAACTTGGTATTTACGAATTGAAAGATAAGTATCCGAATGAAATTTCCGGAGGACAAAAACAACGTACCTCTGCCGCTAGGTCGTTTATCCACCATCCAAATATTATTTTTGCCGACGAACCAACGGGTGCCCTTGATTCAAAATCGGCTTCCGACCTATTAAATAAGCTTAACGATTTAAATGCGAAGCTTAACGCAACCATTGTAATGGTCACTCATGACCCAGTCGCAGCAAGCTATTGCAATAGAGTTATTTTTATAAAGGATGGAAAAATCTATACGCAGTTAAACAAAGGAGAAGAAACGAGACAAGCCTTTTTTAACGATATTATGAAAACACAAGCAGTATTAGGTGGTGTGCAAAATGAGCATTAA
- a CDS encoding ABC transporter permease, whose protein sequence is MSINRLILRNLKKNIKNYYLYVFALIFSVALYFAFVTLQYDPSMTEAKGTIKGAAALKTASILLIAIVAIFLLYANKLFMKRRSKEIGLFQLIGMTKNGIFRLMSVENLILYYGSLLIGIFIGFSCSKLIMMILFKITDVETNATLQFSVEALIQTIIVFTLIYLVILLMNYVFIKRQTILSLFRVISSAEGKVKKISVFEVLIGIIGIVLIISGYYVSSKLFDGDFSTMYGLFGAMIFILGAVIIGTYLFYKGSVTFITNVIRKKKGGYLNINEVLSLSSIMFRMKSNALLLTIITTVSALAIGLLSLCYISYYSAEKTAEQNVPTHFSITNNKDAAKFEKELNAKKISYNEKRFDVIQVDIDTSKIIESSLKQFNGDLTAMDFPVISDKSVKDLNLSKDETLFSGFEGMLSKVLSFKDSGTLVLKGKTERIPQKYVGLNEEFILPYNFTYGGFPVAIVDDTVFQQLKKDLNPKIQTNHSLYIGINIDDKANIEEADRLFQELHLDDHPGNLSRLLMSSSQKQSMGLIMFIVGFLGLTFLITSGCILYFKQMDESEDEKPNYTILRKLGFTQMDLLKGIQAKQLFNFGIPLAVGLLHSYFAVKSGWFMFGTELWTPMIAVMVLYTVLYSIFGILSVLYYKKVIKDAL, encoded by the coding sequence ATGAGCATTAATCGCCTCATTCTCCGCAACCTGAAAAAGAATATTAAAAATTACTATCTCTATGTTTTTGCTTTAATCTTTAGTGTCGCTCTTTATTTCGCGTTTGTTACGTTACAGTATGACCCATCCATGACTGAAGCAAAAGGAACGATTAAAGGTGCCGCTGCGTTGAAAACGGCATCCATCCTCCTCATTGCAATTGTTGCGATCTTTCTTTTATATGCGAATAAGCTCTTTATGAAGCGTCGCAGTAAAGAAATTGGTTTATTTCAATTGATTGGAATGACAAAGAACGGCATCTTCCGTCTTATGAGTGTTGAGAACTTAATCCTTTATTATGGTTCTTTACTAATCGGTATCTTTATCGGATTTTCCTGTTCTAAGTTGATTATGATGATATTATTTAAAATTACGGACGTAGAAACAAACGCAACTCTTCAGTTTTCTGTGGAAGCTTTAATACAAACAATTATTGTCTTTACGCTCATCTACCTTGTTATCCTGTTAATGAACTATGTATTTATTAAAAGACAAACAATTTTATCCTTATTTAGAGTGATATCTTCTGCAGAAGGAAAAGTGAAAAAAATAAGTGTTTTTGAAGTATTGATTGGAATTATTGGCATTGTATTAATTATTTCAGGTTATTATGTTTCATCAAAATTATTTGATGGAGACTTTTCAACCATGTATGGGCTTTTCGGGGCAATGATCTTCATTCTCGGCGCTGTCATCATTGGAACGTATCTTTTTTATAAAGGATCTGTCACATTTATTACGAATGTTATTAGGAAAAAGAAAGGCGGATACCTGAATATTAATGAAGTATTATCTCTTTCTTCAATCATGTTTCGAATGAAATCAAACGCCTTGTTACTAACGATTATTACAACCGTTTCTGCACTTGCCATCGGTTTATTGTCGCTATGCTATATCTCTTATTACTCAGCAGAGAAAACCGCAGAGCAGAATGTACCTACTCACTTCTCGATAACAAATAATAAAGATGCTGCCAAATTTGAGAAGGAATTAAATGCAAAAAAGATCTCCTATAATGAAAAAAGATTCGATGTCATCCAAGTAGATATCGATACAAGCAAAATAATTGAATCTAGTTTAAAACAATTTAATGGTGATTTGACTGCTATGGATTTTCCTGTCATAAGTGACAAATCTGTGAAAGACCTTAATCTTTCAAAGGATGAGACACTCTTTAGCGGATTTGAAGGGATGCTGTCAAAAGTATTGTCCTTCAAAGATTCAGGAACTCTTGTTTTAAAAGGAAAAACGGAAAGAATTCCACAGAAATACGTTGGTCTAAACGAAGAGTTCATTCTTCCTTATAATTTCACATATGGTGGATTTCCTGTTGCCATTGTAGATGACACAGTTTTCCAACAACTAAAGAAGGATCTCAATCCTAAAATCCAAACTAATCATTCCCTTTATATTGGTATCAATATAGATGATAAAGCTAATATAGAAGAGGCGGACAGACTTTTCCAAGAGCTTCATCTTGATGACCATCCCGGGAATTTATCACGCCTTTTGATGAGCAGCAGCCAGAAACAATCGATGGGACTGATCATGTTTATCGTCGGTTTCCTCGGATTAACTTTCTTGATTACATCCGGTTGTATTCTTTATTTTAAACAAATGGATGAAAGTGAAGATGAAAAACCAAACTACACGATCTTGAGAAAACTCGGTTTTACCCAAATGGATTTATTAAAGGGTATTCAAGCAAAACAACTCTTTAATTTCGGTATTCCTTTAGCCGTTGGATTACTCCATAGTTACTTCGCCGTTAAATCAGGCTGGTTCATGTTTGGTACTGAACTGTGGACACCGATGATTGCTGTTATGGTTTTATACACAGTCCTATATTCAATCTTCGGCATATTATCTGTTCTTTATTACAAAAAAGTGATTAAGGATGCACTATAA
- a CDS encoding VOC family protein — protein sequence MDTNFIQKVGQIGVPVKDLERAIHFYKEQLNLPLLFHTDTMAFFECNGLRLLLSLPEKDEFAYASSVIYFQVEQIKNTYEKFRRNGVAFIDEPHLVAKMGQTETWMTFFTDTEGNTHALISEVHAQ from the coding sequence ATGGATACTAATTTTATTCAAAAGGTAGGACAAATTGGGGTACCTGTTAAGGATTTAGAAAGGGCTATACACTTTTATAAAGAGCAACTGAATCTTCCTTTATTATTTCATACGGATACTATGGCATTTTTTGAATGTAACGGCCTGCGTCTTTTACTTAGCCTGCCGGAAAAAGACGAGTTTGCTTATGCTAGCTCTGTCATCTATTTTCAAGTTGAACAGATAAAAAATACATATGAGAAATTCCGTCGTAATGGAGTTGCCTTCATCGATGAGCCACATCTTGTAGCAAAAATGGGACAAACCGAGACATGGATGACCTTTTTTACAGATACCGAAGGAAATACCCATGCTTTAATAAGTGAGGTTCATGCTCAATAG